The DNA segment AGGCCGGCATTCGTTCCCCGGGGGATCCGGTCAGCCAGTCCCCGATCCGGTCGAACTACTTCGACCTCGCCATGGTTCTCGACTACTGGGGCGAGAAGCGCCTCAACCACCACACCGAGGCCACGAGCATGCTCTACTGCGCCCGGGAGTGCGCGAGGCTGCTGGTCGAGGAGGGCATGACGAACGCCGTCGAGCGGCACCGGGTGCACGGGACCGCAATGGTCGAGGGGCTCACGGGTCTCGGCCTCGTGCTCTTCGGCGACCAGGCCCACCGCATGAACAACGTCGTCGGGGTCGAGATCCCCGACGGCATCGACGGCGACGGGGCGCGCTCGACGATGCTCAACGACTTCGGAATCGAGATCGGCACGTCGTTCGGTCCCCTGCATGGCCGCATCTGGCGCATCGGAACGATGGGTTACAACGCCCGCCGCGACACCGTGCTCACGACCCTCGCCGCCCTCGAGCAGGTGCTCCGTGCGGGTGGCGCACGCGTCACTCCCGGAGGCGGCGTCGGGGCGGCACTCGAGGCCTATGCCGACCTCGCCACGGTCGCGGCCGGCGCAGGTTCGGCAGCTTCCCCCGGCGGCGGCGCATGACAATGCCCGTGCCAACAACCACCGAGGCCGCCCTCATCATGGAGCGCTGCGACGAGCTCGCGACGCTCTCCCGCTCGGCGGAACACCTCGAGCGCGTGCACCTCTCGCCCGAGCATGCCGCCGCCAACGCTGTGGTCGCCGGCTGGATGACCGAGGCTGGCCTGTCGAGTTGGCAGGATGCCGCCGGCAACCAATGCGGGCGCCTCGAGGGAGCCACGCCCGGCCTACCCGCGCTGCTGCTCGGCTCGCACATCGACACCGTGCCCGACGCCGGACGCTACGACGGCATGCTCGGCGTGCTTGTCGCGATCGCCGTCGCCGCCCGCATCGCCGGCTCCGGCCGGGCACTGCCGTTCGCCCTCGAGGTCGTCGCCTTCAGCGACGAGGAGGGCACGCGATTCGGCACGGCGCTGCTTGGCAGTCGCGCCCTTGCCGGCACCTGGGACGAGGCCTGGTGGGAACTGACGGATTCCCACGGCATCAGCCTCTTCGAGGCGTTCCAGGACTTCGGGCTCGACCCCGCACGCCTGCCCGGTGCCTTCCGCCGGCCGGAGCAGCTCGTCGGCTACCTCGAGGCGCACATCGAGCAGGGACGGGTGCTCGACGACACCGACCGCGCCCTCGCGGTCGTCACCTCCATCGCGGGAGCACGCCGGTTCTCGCTCGAGATGACCGGTATGGCCGGACACGCCGGCGGCACCCCGATCGAGCTCCGCCGCGACGCCCTCGTCGGTGCGAGCGAACTCGTCCTCGCCGTCGAGGCGCTGTCGAAGGCCCACGGCACGATTGGTACGGTCGGCCGGCTGGAGGCCTTCCCCGGCGGGGTCAATGTCATCCCCGGCCGGGTCGAGTTCAGCCTCGACCTGCGCGCCGAGACAGACGAGGCGCGGGACGGATGCTGGGAGCAGATCGAGCGGACCGCCGCCGAGATCTGCTCCCGTCGTGGACTGAGCTTCGAGGCGACCGAGATCTACCGGGCGGATGCCGTGAGATGCGGCCTCGGGCTGCGCCGGGCGATCGGCGCGGGCATCCGCTCCACCGGGGACGGCGACCCGCTCGCCTTCTACAGCCGCGCTGGGCACGACGGGGTGGCTGTGTCGGCCGTGACCGAGTTCGGCATGCTCTTCATCCGCTGCGCGGCCGGGGTGAGTCACCACCCCGACGAGTCGGTGCGCGAAGACGACGTTGCAGCCGCCCTCGACGCCTTCGAAGCGGCCGTGGTGGAAGTCGCCGCGCAGCACGTCGCCCTGCAGCACGCCGCCGCGGCTCCCGCCACACCGTGACCACCGTCCCGGCCCCCGGCATCGGCGAGCGGATCGACGCGAGCTACGCCGACCTCACCCCGCAGGAGAAGCGCGCGGCCGACTTCATCCTTGCCAACCTCGGCGACCTCGCCATCTACACGGCCACCGAGCTCGCGACCCACAGCGGCGTCTCGAAGGCGACCGTGTCGCGGTTCTTCCGCCGGCTCGGCTTCGAGAACGCGGGCGCTGTGCGCGAGCATGTGCGCGCCGCCCGCAGTACCGGGGCGCCGATCGCCGGCGGATCGGCATCCGGCCATCTCGAGCGCGAGCTCGCGAACCTCACGGCAACGCTTCGATGCCTCGACCTGGCCGAGCCCGCCCG comes from the Marisediminicola antarctica genome and includes:
- a CDS encoding allantoate amidohydrolase; this encodes MPVPTTTEAALIMERCDELATLSRSAEHLERVHLSPEHAAANAVVAGWMTEAGLSSWQDAAGNQCGRLEGATPGLPALLLGSHIDTVPDAGRYDGMLGVLVAIAVAARIAGSGRALPFALEVVAFSDEEGTRFGTALLGSRALAGTWDEAWWELTDSHGISLFEAFQDFGLDPARLPGAFRRPEQLVGYLEAHIEQGRVLDDTDRALAVVTSIAGARRFSLEMTGMAGHAGGTPIELRRDALVGASELVLAVEALSKAHGTIGTVGRLEAFPGGVNVIPGRVEFSLDLRAETDEARDGCWEQIERTAAEICSRRGLSFEATEIYRADAVRCGLGLRRAIGAGIRSTGDGDPLAFYSRAGHDGVAVSAVTEFGMLFIRCAAGVSHHPDESVREDDVAAALDAFEAAVVEVAAQHVALQHAAAAPATP